A genome region from Triticum aestivum cultivar Chinese Spring chromosome 2B, IWGSC CS RefSeq v2.1, whole genome shotgun sequence includes the following:
- the LOC123043688 gene encoding alpha-galactosidase 3 isoform X2 yields the protein MRVPLCRLPLLLLLVLALSPEGTRWPGASAATAAAARRIAPLPSAALRRLYDTSNYGRLQLNNGLALSPQMGWNSWNFFACNINDTLIRETDDCWSYVKRGNKDQLLPDPKTFPSGIKSLADYVHGKGLKLGIYSDAGVFTCQVRPGSLHHENDDAALFASWGVDYLKYDNCYNLGIPPKERYPPMRDALNSTGRQIFYSLCEWGQDDPALWAGKVGNSWRTTDDIQDTWKSMTDIADKNNKWASYAGPGGWNDPDMLEVGNGGMTFAEYRAHFSIWALMKAPLLIGCDVRNMTSQTIEILSNKEVIQVNQDPLGVQGRRILGQGKGGCREVWAGPLSGNRLAVALWNRCSETVNITMSLPAVGLDGSSAYSVRDLWKHETLSANVVGTFGAQVAVHDCKMYIFTPTVGFSASW from the exons ATGAGGGTGCCGCtctgccgcctcccgctcctcctgcTCCTCGTCCTAGCCCTCTCGCCGGAGGGGACGCGGTGGCCGGGCGCCTCGGCGGcgacggccgcggcggcgcggcgcaTCGCGCCGCTGCCATCCGCCGCGCTGCGCCGCCTCTACGACACCTCCAACTACGGCAGGCTGCAGCTCAACAACGGCCTCGCCCTCTCCCCCCAGATGGG GTGGAACAGCTGGAATTTCTTCGCCTGCAACATCAACGACACGCTCATCCGCGAGACAG ACGACTGTTGGTCGTATGTGAAACGAGGAAATAAG GATCAATTGCTACCTGATCCAAAGACTTTCCCTTCTGGAATCAAATCACTTGCGGACTATGTGCACGGAAAAGGTCTAAAACTTGGTATCTACTCTGACGCTGG GGTATTTACTTGTCAAGTTCGACCAGGATCGCTCCATCACGAAAATGACGATGCTGCCCTTTTTGCTTCATGG GGTGTTGACTATCTAAAGTACGACAACTGTTACAATCTGGGAATACCGCCAAAGGAAAG GTATCCTCCAATGCGTGATGCTCTAAATTCAACTGGGCGCCAGATATTCTACTCTCTATGTGAATG GGGCCAGGATGATCCAGCTTTATGGGCTGGAAAAGTTGGAAACAGTTGGCGTACAACAGATGACATACAGGATACATGGAAAAG CATGACTGACATTGCTGATAAGAACAACAAGTGGGCATCATATGCTGGACCCGGTGGATGGAATG ACCCGGACATGCTGGAAGTTGGAAATGGTGGCATGACCTTTGCAGAGTACCGTGCACATTTCAGCATCTGGGCACTCATGAAG GCACCTCTCTTAATTGGTTGTGATGTCAGAAATATGACTTCACAGACAATTGAAATATTGAGCAACAAAGAAGTAATTCAAGTAAACCAAG ATCCTCTTggagttcaaggaagaagaatTTTGGGTCAGGGAAAGGGTGGATGCCGTGAG GTGTGGGCTGGCCCCCTCTCTGGCAACCGTTTGGCTGTTGCTTTATGGAATCGTTGTTCGGAGACGGTTAATATCACAATGTCATTGCCAGCTGTAGGCCTTGATGGTTCATCTGCCTATTCTGTTAGAGATCTGTGGAAG CATGAAACTCTATCGGCGAACGTGGTAGGAACTTTTGGAGCCCAAGTCGCCGTGCACGACTGCAAGATGTACATTTTTACTCCCACCGTCGGTTTTTCTGCAAGTTGGTGA
- the LOC123043688 gene encoding alpha-galactosidase 3 isoform X1, with amino-acid sequence MRVPLCRLPLLLLLVLALSPEGTRWPGASAATAAAARRIAPLPSAALRRLYDTSNYGRLQLNNGLALSPQMGWNSWNFFACNINDTLIRETADALVSTGLADLGYNYINIDDCWSYVKRGNKDQLLPDPKTFPSGIKSLADYVHGKGLKLGIYSDAGVFTCQVRPGSLHHENDDAALFASWGVDYLKYDNCYNLGIPPKERYPPMRDALNSTGRQIFYSLCEWGQDDPALWAGKVGNSWRTTDDIQDTWKSMTDIADKNNKWASYAGPGGWNDPDMLEVGNGGMTFAEYRAHFSIWALMKAPLLIGCDVRNMTSQTIEILSNKEVIQVNQDPLGVQGRRILGQGKGGCREVWAGPLSGNRLAVALWNRCSETVNITMSLPAVGLDGSSAYSVRDLWKHETLSANVVGTFGAQVAVHDCKMYIFTPTVGFSASW; translated from the exons ATGAGGGTGCCGCtctgccgcctcccgctcctcctgcTCCTCGTCCTAGCCCTCTCGCCGGAGGGGACGCGGTGGCCGGGCGCCTCGGCGGcgacggccgcggcggcgcggcgcaTCGCGCCGCTGCCATCCGCCGCGCTGCGCCGCCTCTACGACACCTCCAACTACGGCAGGCTGCAGCTCAACAACGGCCTCGCCCTCTCCCCCCAGATGGG GTGGAACAGCTGGAATTTCTTCGCCTGCAACATCAACGACACGCTCATCCGCGAGACAG CTGATGCATTGGTTTCGACGGGGTTGGCTGATTTGGGATACAACTACATAAACATCG ACGACTGTTGGTCGTATGTGAAACGAGGAAATAAG GATCAATTGCTACCTGATCCAAAGACTTTCCCTTCTGGAATCAAATCACTTGCGGACTATGTGCACGGAAAAGGTCTAAAACTTGGTATCTACTCTGACGCTGG GGTATTTACTTGTCAAGTTCGACCAGGATCGCTCCATCACGAAAATGACGATGCTGCCCTTTTTGCTTCATGG GGTGTTGACTATCTAAAGTACGACAACTGTTACAATCTGGGAATACCGCCAAAGGAAAG GTATCCTCCAATGCGTGATGCTCTAAATTCAACTGGGCGCCAGATATTCTACTCTCTATGTGAATG GGGCCAGGATGATCCAGCTTTATGGGCTGGAAAAGTTGGAAACAGTTGGCGTACAACAGATGACATACAGGATACATGGAAAAG CATGACTGACATTGCTGATAAGAACAACAAGTGGGCATCATATGCTGGACCCGGTGGATGGAATG ACCCGGACATGCTGGAAGTTGGAAATGGTGGCATGACCTTTGCAGAGTACCGTGCACATTTCAGCATCTGGGCACTCATGAAG GCACCTCTCTTAATTGGTTGTGATGTCAGAAATATGACTTCACAGACAATTGAAATATTGAGCAACAAAGAAGTAATTCAAGTAAACCAAG ATCCTCTTggagttcaaggaagaagaatTTTGGGTCAGGGAAAGGGTGGATGCCGTGAG GTGTGGGCTGGCCCCCTCTCTGGCAACCGTTTGGCTGTTGCTTTATGGAATCGTTGTTCGGAGACGGTTAATATCACAATGTCATTGCCAGCTGTAGGCCTTGATGGTTCATCTGCCTATTCTGTTAGAGATCTGTGGAAG CATGAAACTCTATCGGCGAACGTGGTAGGAACTTTTGGAGCCCAAGTCGCCGTGCACGACTGCAAGATGTACATTTTTACTCCCACCGTCGGTTTTTCTGCAAGTTGGTGA